Genomic DNA from Impatiens glandulifera unplaced genomic scaffold, dImpGla2.1, whole genome shotgun sequence:
CATGCTCATGCTCATGCTCATGCTCAGGCTCATGCTCAGGCTCATGCTCATGCTCATGCTCATGCTCATGCTCATGCTCATGCTCATGCTCATGCTCATGCTCATGCTCATGCTCATGCTCATGCTCATGCTCATGCTCATGCTCATGCTCATGCTCATGCTCATGCTCATGCTCATGCTCATGCTCATGCTCATGCTCATGCTCATGCTCATGCTCATGCTCATGCTCATGCTCATGCTCATGCTCATGCTCATGCTCATGCTCATGCTCATGCTCATGCTCATGCTCATGCTCATGCTCATGCTCATGCTCATGCTCATGCTGATGCTCATGCTGATGCTGATGCTTCATGctgatgcttcatgcttgatgcttcatgcttgatgcttcatgcttgatgcttgatgcttcatgcttgatgcttgatgcttgatgcttgatgctgatgCTGATGCTTCATGctgatgcttcatgcttgatgcttgatgcttcatgcttgatgcttcatgtttgatgcttgatgctttatgtttgatgcttgatgcttgatgctttatgtttgatgcttcatgcttgatgcttgatgcttgatgcttgatgcttgatatttgatgcttgatgcttgttgTTATGCTTGTGCTTGTGCTTGTGCTTGTGCTTGTGCTTGTGCTTGTGCTTGTGCTTGTGCTTGTGCTTATGCTTGTGCTTGTTCTTGTGCTTGTTCTTGTGCTTGTGCTTGTGCTTGTTCTTGTGCTTGTGCTTGTGCTTGTGCTTGTGCTTGTGCTTGTGCTTGTGCTTGTGCTTGTGCTTGTGCTTGTGCTTGTGCTTGTGCTTGTGCTTGTGCTTGTGCTTGTGCTTGTGCTTGTGCTTGTGCTTGTGCTTGTGCTTGTGCTTGTGCTTGTGCTTGTGCTTGTGCTTGTGCTTGTGCTTGTGCTTGTGCTCTGTGCTTATGCCTGTGCTTATGCCTGTTCTTATGCCTGTGCTTATGCCtgtgcttatgcttatgcttatgcctGATACTTGATGCTAGATGCTAGATTCTAGATGCTAGATGCTAGATGCTAGATGCTAGATGCTAGATGCTAGAGGTTAGATGCTAGATGTTAGATGCTAGATTCTAGATGCATGATGCTTTATGCTTTCTGCATGATGCTTTATGCTTTCTGCatgatgctttatgctttatgctttatgcttgatgcttgatgattgatgctttatgctttatgctttatgctttatacttgatgattgatgcttgatacttgatacttgatgcttgatcctTGATGCTTGTTGtatgatgcttgattcttgatgcttgattcttaatgcttaatgcttaatgcttcattaTTAATTCTTGTTGCTTCATTCttaattcttgatgcttgattcatGTTGCTTTATGGAACCTTGAATGCGCTCCTTGGACACACATGTGAACCTCAATGCGAACTCTCACATTTGCTAATTTGTTTGAAGGTTTTTTTGTTGATAGATTCTAAAATCCTTGCTCGTAAATAACTTTACCAATATATTAGAACGTGGATTAATAAATGAAGAGGGTTATTGGACCCACGAAGTATACAACAACCGAAATCGAGAATTTTTCAAAAGAGTTGGAAAATATCGAGAGTTCTTGTACATctcaaacatattttttgaaACACTTTTCTATCTATTACAGAACCTTTTAGGTTTCGAGACACATGATAAGACTCCGATAAAACGAGTTTTTTCCGAAAGTGTtccaaaaattttgaaaattttctatgaagtcaacaatatttttatgaacCTAATGcgaaaatttcataattttctgAGATATAGAGCTTCATATATGAGTGTTTCAAAATAAGCCTTTTTCAAGCAAGCCACAAAAATTatggaaaattattattttgtcggaaataatatttttgaccatccctaaatttttggaattttcaaaattaatttaaaggcTCGAATTGAAGAAACATGATTGTTTGGTATAAAAGgaaaccaaacaagccttaagaAATTTCCCAAAAGTTGGAAGTTGAAACTTTATATCTAAAATTGGATGAATAAAAAGTTGGAAGACCGAATTGGACATTAGCAATAGTGTAGTGgccaaattaatttgaattctcTAAAATAATTCGAATTTAGAAGTTTATGGTCAAAATTGCAGAAGGCAGGATGTTTAGGGACCTAATTAATTcagaattattaaattaattcagAATTAAACTtcttatgaaatttaaaaaaaagaaaactctaGGGGCCACATTGAACGTGCCCTAGAATATAGAGGAAACGAAAATTTGAATTATCTTCGTTGTTTTCCTCTTATTACAGCTCGCACCTTTCCGACTCTATGGACACTTTGGAGGATTCTTCGATCATAGGACTTGACAGCTACAGTCGCCTCACAATCAACTCCAACCTCGTCATCTTGTTGCTTGTTTGGAGCTCTCTGAAATCCGACTTTGAAGACAGAGGAACACTCTGTCTTTCTAACATTTAATAGAACATCATAGTCTGCCTCGATGTTGCTTCCGAAGACAAGAGGTCGTCATTATGGAGATTCTTGTATTTAAGGAACATCCTAAGGAGATGTTTCAACTAATAGAAGAGAAGAATTCCTCAAAAGATATTGGAAACAGAAAATGGTTACTGACTATAACTCGTTATCCCTCAAGTAAGCGGTCTAGAACGTCATTGAAGAATTGCCCGGTAGTTCTTCCTCCAACGACCAAAATATAAGATTCTGACGCCTTCTAGAATTGAGAAATAAGGCTAGTCTAGGACTAGCCTCTTCCTAATCTTAGGAACTCTAGTAGCTAGGTTAACCAAGCAATCCAAAAAACATTCAAACCTTCATTAACAAAATTGCAaacatgaattaattaataaattgaattttccTACTCAACGTCGACATTGGTGTACAAAACCGAGGTATGGAATGAATTACAATTTCATTAGAATGAAGAGACCTACCTAAAGTAACAGAATCAAATATGAAGTGCAACTAGAATTGACTTCGCCAGAAACTTCAAAGCTCGTCAGAATCACCTTCAACCTATTCTTCTTTTGTTCTATATTATCTCAAGCCTCTCTCTATTCTCTCAAGTGTAATTTTAACAAATGTATCAACTGTGCCTCAATTAAATGAGGTAACATCCATAAATACCCTTGGACAAGGGTAACTTAAGATTTCAGAACTTTAGAAAAACTAGTAACTCGGTTGGTGAGTTGACCCGACCTATTTTCCTCTTGAGCCGCACATGGGCTTATTTTTCCTTTATATGTAACCGATCAAGCTACACTTTAAGAATTTGATTGAGTCGAATGGTCAAGTGTGGACCGAGtacatattttataagttaggccttttttttgttttcagtTTTTAGCCAACATGATTTCTAATGACCATAATTTTTGACTCAGACACCATTGACGCTAAGCCAGGGTGTATTGGAAAGGTCAGCATGTTATCTTATACATAATATGAGAAGACATCTTCAAGGCTGGTTGTAGGTCCAAGCAATTATCGATGGAGCGCTGAGTGTCTCGAAGTGCTCAACTTGACATACAGACGACCTAGCGTGGGCCGTAGATCTAACCATGATTGCTACATGGGTCAAACGAAAGCTAACTCAATGTCCTTTCCAGTGATatcttgtttgattaaaatgGATGAGCcattcaaaatatatgaattttcaaaGTCACCCCATGCTTTAGTTTGGTCTAGGAACAAGTGGGTGAACGAACCTTCAACGAGTTGTTGGGCTATGTTGACCGCCTTTTCTATTGATTGGAGACACGGGACTAGTACCATTTTAATGGGATACATCTTAGATTTCATACTATAGGACACAATCCAAAAATTAAGAACTACGACTTTAGTTATGAATTAAACACCACATTCATGCCCTGTTTGATCCCGTCTTGGTTGCATCGTCTTCTAAAACTGATTACAAGGAATTAACATCATCCACTTTATTTTGGATATAAACAAACATCATAGAGAACTCTTCAATCTTTTTAAGACATCACATACCTGCTAATTTCGTTGAAGTATAACGATATAGGTAATTTTTCCAAGTTGAAAGTTCCTTTAGAATTTTCTAGCGAAAAAACACACCAAATGTACAAATTTGagcatttttcaaataataccaCACCTAGCATCAACACACGTGTTTTTTTGAATTCTTTGTATGCCACTTGACCTGTTGATCCTCGTTGACCCACTTTTCACTACTCCGGTTCAACTTGGTTTTTGACGATTTTACCTTTTTAAAGGCCTTCTACACACAATttcacaaaatttaatatttttcaaactgGTAAATCTGAACGTTTCAATTTTCCCTAATTCTGAATCTTTATGAAAATGTTATTTGGACACACAAACAAGCCCCAAACTAGTTGTTTTGTACATTTTGTctaacaacaatattatactcaacgTTCA
This window encodes:
- the LOC124917147 gene encoding uncharacterized histidine-rich protein DDB_G0274557-like, which encodes MLMLMLMLILMHMFKLMLILMLMLILAQAYAHAHAHAHAHAQAHAQAHAHAHAHAHAHAHAHAHAHAHAHAHAHAHAHAHAHAHAHAHAHAHAHAHAHAHAHAHAHAHAHAHAHAHAHAHAHAHAHAHAHAHAHAHAHAHADAHADADASC
- the LOC124917148 gene encoding chorion class high-cysteine HCA protein 12-like, with protein sequence MLDACCYACACACACACACACACACACAYACACSCACSCACACACSCACACACACACACACACACACACACACACACACACACACACACACACACACACACACACACACALCLCLCLCLFLCLCLCLCLCLCLCLILDARC